The following are encoded in a window of uncultured Pseudomonas sp. genomic DNA:
- a CDS encoding alpha/beta hydrolase, whose protein sequence is MRVLILLAALLCGVPAFAAQRCDVQVPAEMAELGEVRLAYQSIGRASDPALLLVMGLGGQLIHWPDEVVARLCEQGFRVIRFDNRDVGLSTWAQAAPSINLTYEALRYRLGLSVSAPYGLRDMAGDALGLMDSLSVKQFHVLGASMGGMIAQHLAAIAPERVQSLTLIMTSSGAQGLPAPSDSLLALLAKREAPNRAVALEQQADLLAALGSPTVSDDRELLLQQAELAYDRAFNPEGVQRQLLAILAEPSRVELLNRLRVPTLVVHGTADPLLPVMHGVHVAAHIKGSELKLIPGLAHRFQEAFKEPLLAAVLPHLQAHRQDGQWAQL, encoded by the coding sequence ATGCGTGTACTTATTCTTCTCGCTGCGCTGTTGTGCGGCGTGCCTGCTTTTGCAGCCCAACGTTGTGATGTTCAGGTGCCGGCTGAAATGGCCGAGCTGGGCGAGGTGCGTCTGGCATACCAGAGCATCGGCCGCGCCAGTGACCCGGCGCTGCTGCTGGTAATGGGCCTGGGCGGGCAACTGATTCACTGGCCCGATGAAGTGGTCGCGCGCCTGTGCGAGCAAGGCTTTCGCGTCATTCGTTTTGATAATCGTGATGTGGGGTTGAGCACCTGGGCGCAGGCCGCGCCGTCGATCAATCTGACCTACGAAGCGCTGCGGTATCGCCTGGGCCTGTCGGTGAGCGCACCTTATGGTTTGCGTGACATGGCCGGCGATGCCTTGGGGCTGATGGATAGTCTGAGCGTAAAGCAATTCCATGTGTTGGGGGCGAGCATGGGCGGGATGATTGCTCAGCATCTGGCGGCTATAGCGCCTGAGCGGGTGCAGAGCCTGACCTTGATCATGACCAGCTCTGGCGCCCAAGGCTTGCCGGCACCGAGTGACTCGCTGTTGGCATTGCTGGCCAAGCGTGAAGCGCCTAACCGCGCGGTGGCATTGGAGCAGCAGGCTGATCTGTTGGCCGCGTTGGGCAGCCCGACCGTCAGCGATGACCGTGAACTGTTGTTGCAGCAGGCAGAACTGGCTTACGACCGCGCCTTCAACCCCGAAGGTGTGCAACGCCAACTGTTGGCGATATTGGCCGAGCCGAGTCGGGTTGAACTGCTTAATCGTCTACGGGTGCCGACCCTGGTGGTGCATGGCACTGCCGATCCGTTGCTGCCGGTGATGCACGGCGTGCATGTGGCGGCGCATATCAAAGGCAGTGAGTTGAAGCTGATTCCGGGGCTGGCCCATCGCTTTCAGGAGGCGTTCAAGGAGCCGTTGCTGGCGGCGGTGTTGCCGCACTTACAGGCGCATCGCCAGGATGGGCAGTGGGCACAGCTGTAA